A genomic stretch from Ovis canadensis isolate MfBH-ARS-UI-01 breed Bighorn chromosome 5, ARS-UI_OviCan_v2, whole genome shotgun sequence includes:
- the COMP gene encoding cartilage oligomeric matrix protein — translation MVLAAARVLLLTLAALGASGQGQMPLGGDLGPQMLRELQETNAALQDVRDLLRQQVKEITFLKNTVMECDACGMQPVRTPSLTVRPLSQCSPGFCFPGVACTETASGARCGPCPEGFTGNGSHCADVNECTAHPCFPRVRCINTSPGFRCEACPPGFSGPTHEGVGLAFAKANKQVCTDINECETGQHNCVPNSVCVNTVGSFQCGPCQPGFVGDQASGCRRRPQRFCPDGTPSPCHEKADCVLERDGSRSCVCAVGWAGNGLICGRDTDLDGFPDEKLRCSERQCRKDNCVTVPNSGQEDVDRDGIGDACDPDADGDGVLNEKDNCPLVRNPDQRNTDGDKWGDACDNCRSQKNDDQKDTDKDGRGDACDDDIDGDRIRNPADNCPRVPNSDQKDTDGDGVGDACDNCPQKSNADQRDVDHDFVGDACDSDQDKDGDGHQDSMDNCPTVPNSAQQDSDHDGQGDACDDDDDNDGVPDSRDNCRLVPNPGQEDTDRDGVGDACQGDFDADKVVDKIDVCPENAEVTLTDFRAFQTVVLDPEGDAQIDPNWVVLNQGMEIVQTMNSDPGLAVGYTAFNGVDFEGTFHVNTVTDDDYAGFIFGYQDSSSFYAVMWKQMEQTYWQASPFRAVAEPGIQLKAVKSSTGPGEQLRNALWHTGDTASQVRLLWKDPRNVGWKDKTSYRWFLQHRPQVGYIRVRFYEGPELVADSNVVLDTTMRGGRLGVFCFSQENIIWANLRYRCNDTIPEDYEAQRLLQA, via the exons ATGGTTCTCGCCGCCGCCCGCGTTCTCTTGCTCACGCTGGCTGCCCTCGGCGCATCAGGCCAGGGGCAGATGCCGCTGG GTGGGGACCTGGGCCCGCAGATGCTACGCGAACTCCAGGAGACCAACGCGGCCCTGCAGGACGTACGGGACCTACTGCGGCAGCAG GTCAAGGAGATTACGTTCCTGAAAAACACGGTGATGGAGTGTGACGCGTGCG GGATGCAACCCGTGCGAACCCCCAGTCTGACGGTGCGGCCGCTAAGCCAGTGTTCGCCCGGCTTCTGCTTCCCCGGAGTGGCTTGTACCGAGACAGCCAGCGGCGCGCGCTGCGGACCCTGCCCCGAAGGTTTCACGGGCAACGGCTCGCACTGCGCCGACGTCAACGAG tgcaccGCCCATCCTTGCTTCCCTCGCGTCCGCTGCATCAATACCAGTCCCGGCTTCCGCTGCGAGGCTTGCCCACCTGGGTTCAGCGGCCCCACCCACGAGGGCGTGGGGCTGGCCTTCGCCAAGGCCAACAAGCAG GTTTGCACGGACATTAACGAGTGTGAGACCGGGCAGCATAACTGCGTCCCCAACTCTGTATGCGTCAATACCGTG GGCTCCTTCCAGTGCGGCCCGTGCCAGCCCGGCTTCGTAGGCGACCAGGCATCAGGCTGCCGTCGGCGGCCGCAGCGCTTCTGCCCTGACGGCACGCCCAGCCCGTGCCACGAGAAGGCCGACTGCGTGCTGGAGCGTGACGGGTCGCGATCATGCGTG TGCGCCGTCGGCTGGGCTGGCAATGGGCTCATCTGCGGCCGCGACACAGACTTGGACGGCTTCCCAGACGAGAAGTTACGCTGCTCGGAGCGCCAGTGCAGAAAG GACAACTGCGTGACGGTGCCCAACTCAGGGCAGGAGGATGTGGACCGGGACGGCATCGGAGACGCCTGCGACCCGGACGCCGACGGGGACGGCGTCCTCAATGAGAAG GACAACTGCCCGCTCGTGCGGAACCCAGACCAGCGAAATACGGATGGCGACAAGTGGGGCGATGCGTGCGACAACTGTCGGTCCCAGAAGAACGACGACCAGAAGGACACAGATAAGGACGGCCGAGGCGACGCCTGCGACGACGACATAGACGGCGACC GGATCCGCAATCCGGCGGACAACTGCCCCAGGGTGCCCAACTCAGATCAGAAGGACACTGATGGCGATGGTGTAGGAGATGCCTGTGACAACTGTCCTCAGAAGAGCAACGCAGACCAG AGGGATGTGGACCACGACTTCGTGGGAGATGCTTGTGACAGCGACCAAGACAA GGATGGGGATGGGCACCAGGACTCGATGGACAACTGCCCCACAGTGCCCAACAGTGCCCAGCAGGACTCAGACCACGATGGCCAGGGTGACGCCTGTGATGACGATGACGACAACGATGGGGTCCCCGACAGTAGGGACAACTGCCGTCTAGTGCCCAACCCGGGCCAGGAAGACACGGACC GGGACGGCGTGGGCGACGCGTGCCAGGGCGACTTTGATGCGGACAAGGTGGTAGACAAGATCGATGTGTGTCCGGAGAACGCTGAGGTCACCCTCACCGACTTCCGGGCCTTCCAGACGGTCGTGCTGGACCCTGAGGGCGACGCGCAGATAGACCCTAACTGGGTGGTGCTCAACCAG GGTATGGAGATCGTGCAGACGATGAACAGCGACCCAGGCCTGGCTGTGG GTTACACGGCCTTCAATGGCGTGGATTTCGAAGGCACGTTCCACGTGAACACTGTCACGGATGACGACTACGCTGGTTTCATCTTTGGCTACCAGGACAGCTCCAGCTTCTACGCGGTCATGTGGAAACAGATGGAGCAGACGTACTGGCAGGCGAGCCCGTTCCGTGCGGTGGCAGAGCCCGGCATCCAGCTCAAG GCCGTGAAGTCCTCCACAGGCCCTGGGGAGCAGCTTCGGAACGCACTGTGGCACACGGGGGACACAGCGTCACAGGTGCGGCTGCTGTGGAAGGATCCCCGGAACGTGGGCTGGAAGGACAAGACATCCTACCGCTGGTTCCTGCAGCACCGGCCCCAAGTGGGCTACATCAG AGTGCGATTCTACGAGGGCCCAGAGCTGGTGGCAGACAGCAACGTGGTCCTGGATACAACCATGCGGGGTGGTCGTCTGGGGGTCTTCTGCTTCTCCCAGGAGAACATCATCTGGGCCAACCTGCGCTACCGCTGCAACG ACACCATCCCCGAGGACTACGAGGCCCAGAGGCTGCTGCAGGCCTAG